CGGAGCACACCCTGGGAATGGCATCATGCTCAACCTGTTGCTGCTCCTCAGGAaaagggctgggggctgcagcctggggtggTGAGGTGTAGGAACCTTGTCTGCTCCCTGCTTTTGCTCTGCCTGCATCCCACCTGCATCCCGCCTGCATCCCACCTGCATCCCGCCTGCATCCCACCTGCATCCCGCCTGTATCCAGCCTGCATCCAGCCTGCATccagcctgctccctgcctgcatccagcctgctccctgcctgcatccagcctgctccctgcctgcatccagcctgctccctgcctgcatccagcCTGCATccagcctgctccctgcctgcatccagcCTGCATccagcctgctccctgcctgcatccagcctgctccctgcctgcatcccgCAGCTGGTGGGAACGCTGTTcatgctcctgcctgctctgccccacaagccctgtcacctctgctgctcctgcccggGGTgtgctttcctctcctctcctgttACCCCCAAACCGGTTttgccccagccccacatccccgTACCCTGGGGAGCCCGGTGTCACCGCGGGGTCTCTGGCATGACCCGCCGCATCCCTCCCGGTGTGCCTGTCCTGATGTCTCGCTCCATTTGCAAGAGCCACGAGCAGCTCCGTGCCCCAAACCTCCCTCCCTGTAAAACCGCAGCTGTGCAGAGATAAGGGAGGGGAAATAATCCCGGCCGCTGGAAAAGTCCCTGCCGTGGTCAAACCGAGGGCAAGCAAAGCTGTGTGTGGCACAAGGCTGAGGCTGTGCCAACTCAGTGCCCGGTTTGCTGCTGGTGAGCGGTACCGAGGGTGGGAGCGTGGTgaccctgtcccctccctctgtccccgcagTCACCCAGCACCTGCGCTGCCACCTCGGCTGCCGCCTCTACCCCAAcggcacagcccagagcttcTACGAGGTGACCCTCAACAGCACAGCGTTCCTCAGCTTCCATGTCCCCAACGCCACCTGGGAGCGGCGCTGGCCCGGGGACCTCCCGGTGGCCGCCTTcgcccaggagcagctgatgaAGTACCCCATAACCACCCAGGACCTGCAGTATTTCCTCAACACCACCTGTGTCAGCATCCTGCAGGCTCAGAGCACCAGGACAGGTCCGTGGTGGGGCCGGGACTGGGGATAGGGACATGGTGGCGTGGCCCAGTTGTCACCTCCATCTCTCTCGCCTCTTGCAGGAAAAGTCAGCAGCCGATCGCGCACTCCGCTGGTCCTGGGGCTGGTCCTGGGAAGTCTGGCCCTGCTGGGCATGGCCCTGGGCATCTTCCTGTGCACAGGAGGGAGCTGTTAGCATGGGCAGCTGTCCCATGTCACCCcatggacacagggaatggacCTGTCATCTTCCCGTGCATCCATCACCACCCTGTGGAGGCAAGGGACAGACCCATCATCTCCCTGCGGAGTCAGGGGATGGATCCATCATCTTCCCAAGGATCCAGCAAATCTCCATGGATCTATCATCACCCTGCAGAGTCAGGGGATGGGTCCATCATCTTCCCAAGGATCCAGCAACTCTCCATGGATCCATCATCACcgtggggaggcaggggctggatCCATCGTCCCTGCACAGAGACAGAGGACAGACTCATCATCCCCCCATGGAGGCAGGGACCAAGCCCATCCCTCACAAGGGATGCATGTCCCTCGTGTCACAGACTTTGCTCCCCAAGGACACCAGTGGCttcccagtcctgtcccagccagctggcccctccagcagcccctgtggACAGTCCTCACCGTGGGCAATGCACTGAGACTCTGCAGAGAAACactgggaaaatggaaaaatgcgGGGGGGAATGGCATggggggaaagcagcaggagaaacagCCATGGAATGGTTAAAAGCATGGTGTTAAACCCTcatttgtccctgttccagtgggatggagggaggatGTCACACCTTGTGTAATAAAACCACCCATCAGCTCTTACCACACCTCTGGCTGCTCTTGTTCCCCTTGGCAGCACCGATGTGGGGCTGTGCATCCATCCTGGGCCACGGCTGCCGGTGCTGGGGGGGCTCGTTGGTGttgccagcccctgtgccacACCTTGGGTTCTGTGCTAAGTTTTCCAGGCCTCTGGAAAGACACTGGTGGTGTTTGCAGGAGGGTGTTGCACCTCCTGAGCTCATTTTAACCTTCTCCCAGCTTTGGTTTGACTCAAGTAATTTTCTCAACGTTTTTCATTTCCTCGCTCAGTGTGAGGTGCTGAGGTcaagcacacacagctgtgaGGGGACATTTTTCCTTGTCCACAATCCACATCCAAGCTAAACATTCCACTTTGACTGTTTAAACTTTGATTGCATCGATAAGAAACGCTTGGCCACGTTTCCCTTTCACCCAAAAGGGGATTTTGAGCTCTCCTGCGCATCTCCACTGCTCTGgtggcaggaagggctggggatgAGCCAGGAGAGGCTTTCCTGGGTCAGCTTCCAGCTCTTTCCTTTCTAATCACCCTGTGAGCAAGATAGGCTGGGATGAGGGAAGATGGGAAAAGAGatgagggacagagggatgcGAAGATGACCTTAGGGCCTGTCcttgtgcagggatggaggaggaggtcTCCAAAGCCCACATCTCATCACCCTGGCCCTCAGCCACCCTGGAGCAGCCGCTGCCTCCCCtgggctcctggggcaggggccGGGGCGCTCCCCACCCTTGGCGGGCTCCGAGAGGCCGGAGAATCCAAAACAACACGGCTGAGGCACGGGAACGTCATTGCTCGGCCCTTGGAGCAGCGCccttggcaggagctgtgctgtgagcgctctgtgtccctgctgccagcatccagggacaccagggcagTGCCCAAGGTCACACGTGCTGCACTGGCTGCCCACAAAGGGATCCAGTCCCTTCCAGCTGGGAGAAACCGcaacactcccagctctgctttgtttcCAACTTGGGGCATCTCTGctacctgcagctgctgcatcaTGGTCCCCAAGACTTGGTCAGATTccctctcccagtcccctctgcctgggctgcagctccttgctccagctgggatggcTGAGAGTGGATGCTGTGGGATCTCCATGGCTGTGAGAGTGGGGATGGCACTCAGGACAGACCTAGGTGGCAAACCCTGCTGGGGAAGCCTAGAACAGCAgagcttgttttgtttttttgctccAGGAATGTGTCATCTTTTGGACGGATGAGCAAATCTGAGCTTCTCCACTTCACATAGCTCTTGAAAATCCTTTTTCCTGACCCTGAGCCCCCTGTGTGTGTCTGGAGAACATTCCAGAATGGAGCTGAGTCTGCTGCTCCTTTTGAGTTTCGACAAGGGACTGGGCAGAACCCTGAGGAACAGCCTCATCTCCATTGGCACCCAAACCTGGCACCTCCATCCCAAGGCATTTCCCTGGCAGTGACCAGCATCAGTGTCTGACCTGGACATGGTGACAAGCACAGAGGGGTTATGGTGGCACCTCCATCATAGCCCCAAAATTTCTCTTCCTCACCCAAAACATCACAATTTGTTGCCCCAAAGTTTCTCTtcctcaccccaaaaccctcaagTGCCTCATGGCAGGGCCTCTGAAGCCTGGCTGGGTGTGGCAGTTGGGGGCAGTGGCCTGGCTGCCTCAGAAGTGGGAGCTGAGCTCCTGTTTTGCCATCACTCCAACATGGACCAGTttcctggcagccagcagccaatGTATGGCCATCCTTTCCCAAATTTGGCCGCTCTTCCGCCCCGGatcacagcctgggacaggcGCCAGTGCATGTTCCATCACTGAGGGGTGGTTTCAGTTTTCTCCTTAGAGGACTTTTGGGTTCTGCAGGAGGGTGAATGAACCCACACAGAAACCTCTGGCAGCTTTACCCAGCTCCCAGAGTGACCCATCCCTGTTATCTGCAGGGTTTGCTGGGCAAGGCTTTGTTTTCCATGCATGGTTTCCAtcagcctgctctgctgtcactgtctTGGATAAGGGCTCAGATAAGATGCCCAAGCCTTGATCCTTGTTCCAGTGAGGCAATGCCCATGTGCCAGGAATCAGCTTTTTCCTTCACCCCATGCCATGGGGAACTTGGATGGGGTGGGCAGGTCCCCTGGTTACTTTTTGGACATCAGCCCCCTCTGCAAGGTCCGGATCTCCATCCTTTGGGAGCCGCCGTGCCTCAGGACAAAGGGCTGGatggctccaggagctgcccaaAACCAGTGATGGGCTCTGGTGCctgctgggggtgggagggggaaaacAAGTGGGGCTGATGGGATCCATCTGGCAGGAAGCAGGATTATCCCTGTAAACACCTCTTACGCACTTGGCGCCTGCACTGGTGTCATTGTGGCTTTTTGGGACTAAACAAACCCAAGTGCTCAGAGGTCACTGTGCCACAGCCACAGATGTTCTAATTCCTGACTTTGGAACACCGTTGTTAaccccaggggctgcactggggtgAGGGGGTCTGGTCCCACATGGAAGCCAGCAGCAACCTGGAAgagcctcccagcccagggaagggtgGCCGGTGCCCAGCGCTGccctcttcccttcctgctcaCCTTCCAGGTCAGCCGGGGAAACAGGAGAGAGAGCGAGCTGGCTgctggccaggagcagggatggaggcaggcaGGATAAAGGCAGAGGGTACCACCCATCCCacacctctgccctgccccagagGGCTGCCCTCGCCCTGGGGACGTTCTGGAGcgagcctggctgctccagcagctcctgcaatGCAggcgagcagggctgggggctcctaGCTGGGAGGAATCATCACTtcaccttcccttcccagctggaggcTCCCACTCCAAAACCACGTGTCCTCAGAGCAAACTCTTCTCCTGGCACcagccccttctcccttcttcctccactacccagccctggagcagaaagtttcagagagaaataaacacatgaaaaaacaagatttttctttggaaaaaccCAAGTTTACACAGTGCTTTCAGAGAAGTTTCCCTAGAAAAATGGCTGTTTGGCAACACTTAAACCCACCTCCCAGAGTTGGGAGCAGCCTTTGGTGTGGCTGTCACTGGGAGCACAGCCCTCCTTCCAAGACCCCCACAGCAAGAGCTGGAACTCCTTGGAGCACCCCCAAAACTTCACCAGCCAGTCTGAGATGGGGAATGTGGCTCCAGgtgcagccagcccaggctgtggaGGGACAGAAGACACAGACAAGGCTGCAGGGCATGATGGAAACATGGATCTGAGCCCTCCCATCATCAATCTCCTATGGAATCCTCATTCcatcagctccttcccctccctgggctgggagggatccaGGCAGAGGGTGGGAACACAGTGTTGATGGAGGTGATGACATATGGAAGCCAGCCTGTGGTTGGTCCTGAAGcaacacacacagcccctggagATGCTGAAAACCATTCCCTTCAGGAATAAAGCAGGACCCCATTTCAGCCAGGCCTTCCCAAAGCAGCATGGACTTCTGGGAATGCATTCCAAGGACAAGTGCTCTCCTGGAATTGAACAATATGCCTTCATCTGAACCGTCACCCTTCCAAGGAAATCTGCGTTTATTTGTTCAGCTTGAGAATGGTGTTGCTCAGAAAGGACTGGAAATTCAAGCTGTGCATGGCAGAATTCTCAGCCTGAAGGTTCAGTCAGGATCCTTGTTTGGTGTCAGACCAAATGTGAACACCTAAACCTCATGGGAAGCATCTCTATGAATAAAGGAGTGTCCCACCAGCTCCATGTCACTGGAGAAGGGGACAGAGGATGTCATGGACACTGAGAACCCTCTGCATCCCCAACTGTTGGAGCACAAATATTCCCTGATCCTAAAAGAAGCACATTGTGAGTGGGTCAGAACCATAGCCACTGGGAACATTCGAGCAAGCACTGCTGTTGTTGCTGGGCAAAAGTATGGGAGCCCTGGAAGATTTGTGGAGGTGGGAAAGGCGTTGGAGGCTGCCTCTGAAcacaccctgcagcaggagggaaagggtGGAAGGAAGCAGGGATGCTTGGTTGGAATTTGGGgcttttgttcctgtttttctccttgctgGTGTGCAGAGCCGGGGCTCTGCAGCCATTGTTGTGTTCTCCAAAGAGTCTGGCCccacaatgcaaaaaaaaacaaaccacaggaaggaaaggaattagcagggaaaggaaaagcagcagtgggaaCAAGGACTCAGGCCCAAAATAaacctgctggctgctgctgggggtgcaggTAGGAGAGGTTCCACCTTCCCCTGGGGGAGAACTTGGAGCTTAGGGGTGAAATCTTGACTTTTTGGATTTATTGCTACAGGTGAGCAGGGCTTCAAGAGGCTGGAATAACAGGGAACAGCCCCATGCCCAGGGATATGGGAAGGAATTTCCTTGAAATCTGAGGTTTCCTAGAAACTTGAACTAAgagggagcacaggcagcacctggAAAAGACCGGGAATCATGGGCAGAGGaagcagcctcacctggggTTACAACTTCAAAAGCAGAGACCAAGGGTTTGGCACTACAGGTTTGTCTTAgctgctccccaaacccctgcagtgctctgccaAGGCAAATGTACATGATGATCCAACAGGAAATCTTCCCGGGGCTACTGCTTCCCCTGCGTCACTCCcgctggagctgcagggctgggcgggacttgctggagcaggggcagcatggacacaggggctgtgcctacctccagctgcttccagagctcccaaggaaagaaaatggaataaaccaaaaccaaaaccaccttGAGGCTGCATCTGTTGCTCCTCAGCACACACTTCCCTGGAGAAGCTGGAAGGATCCCACTTCACAGCCCCCAAGATCCCTGAAGGAACTGCAAGGAGTGTGGAGCCAGGTGGTGTTGGGCTcctctcccagggaacaagggacaagaggaaatggcctcaaattgctcctggggaggtttagattggatgtgacagaaaattccttccctAAAAGGGtggtgaagccctggcacagctggccagggcagtggtggaatccccatccctggaggggtttaacagatgtgtggatgtggcacttggggacatgggtaACCTCagagagcttttccagccttactGATTCCATGATTTGTGTTGCTGCCTGGCAAAGGGAAGCCCAGGTCTGTCCCAGAAACACATCACCAGGGAGGTTTTGCCATTCCAACTCCAACAAACACTTTATTCCCATCAGCCTCACCCGTCCTCACGgaggacagagcccaggaggggagggagctttTCCAGACTGGTTCCATGTGGGGGCAACAAGGGACAACCAAGGCCATGGGGagccattcccaaattccaccaTGACCAAGGAGTCTGTGCTAAGCTGGTGCAACTTCAAATTTCAAACCAAGTGTTGACTCCTGGGACTTGGTAGTTAAGAGAGGCCCACAGGGGCCTTGAGAGACTTTTCCCAACCAATTGTGGGGCCTAACACAGCCCAGTGCACTCCCAACAGCACCAGTATTCCTGCCCCAAAACCAGACTCTGAACCAATACCACACTCAGGActcagaggggaaggagaggaagggctAGGATTTAAAATaccaccccaaaacaacagGAATTTGGAAGAAGTTTACGCAAAGGACGtaaaaagcaggagcagctaTGAAAATATGTTGAGATGGCCAAGAAAAGTCacatcaaaatatatttaaaaaccagaaattccAATCTGTGTGGAATTTAAAACTCCTTTCCCCCACCTATGTTTTCCTGCTCAAGGAATCTCTGTTGTTCCAGGACGTGGAACATGATAGGCAGCACCAGTTATGTCCTGAAAAAGTATTTCCCCAAACTCTGAGTACTTCCATAATTTACAAACCAAAGATGAGCTAAACCTCAGTCATTGCCcccctccctcttcccccttCTACAGTGGGCAGGAGAAAAGACCTCAAACAATTCTGACTTTGCATTTCCAGGGAAGTCCAATTTTTCCACACATCAATATCCCTGCAATCCATTGTAGACCTTCTGCACTGATCCTTGCTTCAACAGCTGCTTGAGACCTgcaagggagaagggagagtgTCACACCCTGcaagggagaagggagatgTCCCACCCTGCAAGGGAGATGTCACACCCTGCAAGGGAAGGGAgatgtcacacacagagcacagtaAAGATGTCAGGATGACTTTTCCAACTCTTCCCCGTTCCTGAAACCCCGTACACTAAACATGCCAAAGAACTGGCAGTTCAGGGATCTGCATTCTTATTCTTGGTATCAAATCCTTACCAAACAGGCTGAAAGAGTGAGTCAGCCCTTAAATCCATAATAACTCATGTCCTGGGGTCAGCATgacagggaagggctggcaggTCTCCACTGCTGCTCAAAGGGCAAGtccacagggagcagaggaagcagagtGGCAAGGGTAGATGTGTCACTGTTTTTCCAGAGATTACAGAGGGAGTCCCTCTGATTAACTCAGCCTGGTCACTCACAGTCCCTCAGGACACAGCTCAGATCAGCCCCAAAAACCACTGAGCCAAAAACAGGACCCATATCAGAGGGAAAATCCCAGCACTGTGGGTGACCTTCAAATAACTAGAAGAAGGACACTGAGGGATGGAGTGTGTCCAAGtaagggaatggagctggggaaggggctcagcctggagaaaaggaggctcagggggaaccttccggctccctgacaggaggggacagctgggggggtcaggctctgctcaggggaACAAGGGataggatgagaggaaatggcctcaagttgctccaggggaggtttagattgacTATCACTAATGAAACCAAGCAATTTACTTGTACAGGAGAAAATTCCAACCTTTCGGGCATGTAAATACTTCAGGAAATTCTGCTAAAATCAGTTTGTCTCCCTGCAACCCTTGTCCTGCTTGTCTATCCTTAAACCTCATTCTACTGTCCTTGAAAACCAGTGATGGGATACATAAGGGTCACAGTATCTGTGTTAAAATACTGGAAAACTGTCCTGATAATAGTAACTGGAAGCAGCATGTCTCTGCCAGGCAAGAACTTCTCATGTTCCTTCCCTGATGGCCAGAGATTCATGAACTCTTTTCAGGAACACCAGGACAAAGTGAACCCCTGTCCAGGAGCTGTCCATTATTAGAAACAGGTCATTCTCCAAGGCAAATTCACTTCCTCCTGTGcatccagaggaggctccaAGTCACTTCCTGGCTGGTAGGTGAAAGGATGTGGCTCCTGGATGTCTGgttcttagaaaaaaaaggctgtaGACAGAGAAAGGTGTGCTCCAGGAACCCTGAAAATATTGGGATTAGCACTACCCCACACctcatttcccagcagctcccacacccctggcagctgcctgctggccTGAACACCCTCAATAGTGCACAGGATATTTCAACACATACCCGAGCTTTAATCAGGAATTTTAACCAGGAATCCTAACAATTGGTGCTACTGCATTTCAGGCACTGTTTACTGGAGCCTGAAGTCAATTCTTCCTTTGAAATGTTCCTGATATCAACAAGTGACAAGCTACAGCACAGAGGGAGAGGCAGCTCTGATCAATGCTGATCaagtcctgctgcaggaaagaagggatattatttctgtgactcCAAAGCTCAGGGTGGTGCTCTCAGAACCAGAATATCTTctgacagccccaggagctgaaCATGTGGTCAGGAGATAAGAAATGAGGACCACTGCCAAGaataagggaaaaaagggatgtTTTGAATTCTGAAGCCTACAGTTTTCCATTGAATGTGTACACTGAACTGCTGCCACACACAGGGGCAGACCTATTCCCTCATAAAAGTCCTGAAATCACGGATGTTTGGAGATACCCAGCACACAGAAAGGCATCTGACTGCCTAGCCAGTCACCTTCCCCTGGGAAATGTGGAATTGCTTTAGGAGGGACAGAAACACCCAAGGCCCTGTGCCTGAACACACCCATGCCAGTGCCATCATCTCTGCTCCAGGATATCCACAGAGGTGTGTGAGCAATTCTGTCAAAACCATGGAGGATTCTGTCACTGCTCCTTGCCCAGTGTCCTCTAAACTGCCAAGAGCAACAGCTGGAATAACTTGACATCTGTTTCAGAGCTGTTTTTGCCTGATGAAGCctctggaagagcagcagagcctggactGAGACTTCACAGTGATGTGGTCATTGTGCCCTGCACAACACTTTTGGAACAAGAGGTGAGGCACAGGGATAAAACCACCAACAGGATCACTCTAAGCCCAGCTCAGAGGTACAGACCTCCCAGCCCAAACAACTGCAGGAAGAACTTTGGGAcatctggagctgcagccaccaaCTGGactgctcagggcagctggcacagggtggcCAAAGCAGCAGCTAGTGCCAAGGGTGGAATAAAACCCACCAAGGGCTTGGCTTCCCACTACAAACTTGAGGAGTCCGAGAAATCCACTAAAAGAAGTGAATCCACTTCAGAAGAAGCCCTGAAGAAGTTCTGGGGATGGGGATTTCCTGAAGAGCTGCACTAGTACATGCCAGGAATATCTTAGTCCTGTGGCAGAGAATGAGGCCCTTGACTCCTACTCTGATGTGGAGCAGCAGAACCACAGAGGCTACTGGAGCAAAGAATTCTCTCCTAGGAGTATAGGATTTAAGGATTTACCCTCCTGGCAATTCTGGATTCCTACATGGTTCATCAGGTTTCCATTTGAGCACTGAAGCTGAGCAGAAGATCTGTCCTAGAGGAAGAACAACTCCTCTCCTGATGCAGTGTGACATTCCTTACCCTCGGCAGCAGAGGGATTTCCATAAGAAAAACTACTGCAAGAAAGtagcagcaggggcaggaaaaCCCTTTGTGATCCCATTCCAGCCAAGGCAAAGCAGAcagaggctgagcccagcaaaGCTGTGGGGTCAGACCGACGAGCAGCTCCAAAACAAAGCACCTGCAAACTTGCCAAGAGCTGCATTCCAGAAGCAGCACATCCCAACCTCAGCCACAAACCGCAGCAGCCAAGCTTCCTTGCTTCCAAGGGAAGTGGGAGTTAATCCCAGGCCCTCAGCCAACTGTGCTATGTTGGACAAGGGGcacagacaggacaggacaggacagcccCTCCtgactgctccagcccctgtggagctgtgccaggttCAGGGCTCTGGGCACGCACTTTCCCGCTGCTCAGCTGtcagctgctccttggggaACTCCACATCGAAGGTGATGATGAGGGAGCCTTTGATGTTGTTGTTATCAAAGTTTGGAAGCCCTTCTCCCTTCTTCCACAGCTTGGCGCcgggttttgtggttttatcCCGCACGATGTGAACCTGgcaagaaaaggaattttacaACATTGTTAGTGGTACAGGAGAAGCATCCCAGGATCACTGAGGTTGGGAAAGACTTCcaaggtcattgagtccaagcCATGATTGAGTCTGACCTTGTcaaacagcacagagcactgaggGCCACATCCAGATgttcctccagggatggggactccaaacctccctgggcagtccatGTTGTGTGTGTGCACCCCAATACTCCAACGCTCTTTCCAACCCACTGGAAAGATCCAGCTGGCATTGATTCCTTGCCAAAAGCAGTGATATCCTGTGGGTCCATGCAGTTTTACTGGACACATGCCAGAACTAacaccaggcactgctgggacagcctgAAAGCGAGGCACACACTGTGCACTCCTCTTAGAGAGCCCATTCTGGCTCCATGGGAATTGGCCTGGAATGCTCCAACAGGGGGAATACTGGAGATAACCAGACCCTGAGCAAGCCaacccacagcacagagctgcaggtgaaTTTGGGATGCACACAACACTCTGGGGCTCACCTTGTGCCCATCCAAGTGGGCAATATCCATCTCAAAGCCCGTCAGTGCCTCGACCAGCGAGATTGTCACGTTTGTGTACAAGTCATCTCCTCTCCTTTCAAACACTGGGTGCCTGTGGAAATAAGAGCCATTGAACTTTACTCCTTCCCCATAGGGGAAACATGTCTTTGAGCTTCTGTCCTTCTATTTAGGAGTTTGAAGAAATCACAAATAGGAGGGGAAGTGAGAAATTAATCAAATTTAGCCTCTTTTTCCTGTCTAAGATATGCACTAATAAgtgtattttctatttctaggGCACTGAGTGGTGAGGTGTGGCAAGAAATCCTGACTCACACAGCAATTTTCTTAATAGTGCATTTCCTTACAATAATCAGATTGTGTGCTAGGAAAAGGAGATATCTTCTGAATCACACATGGTGAATTCAAGCCAAAAAAAATAGGATACTTTGATAATGCCACTTTTAACagcatcaagtccagctcctccagcaccacAAGAGCTGTGCTGAGTGCCAGGCCTGCACCTGCTCTGCTGAAGGGCAATCTCCATCTGGCCAAGCAAGAGCCTAACTTAAGAGTTAAGAGCCTAACTTAAGAGACTTACTTAAGAACTTTTATTCGGAAGCGCAAATCTCCTGGCTCCCCATCCACGTGGGGCTCGCCTGtgggggagaaagaaaagttttgctTAAAGGAAATAGTTAGGAAAGAGTAGACAGACAAGCAGGATGTTACAGGCTTGCAGCTCACAAgtcaaagggaaaagaaagcaactAATTGATTTTTAGATGAGTGAAATTCTGCTTAAAGAGCTTAGGGTTTTCTAAGAATTGCAAGGTCACAcctctgcttttctgaagaCCTGTCTGCATGTTCATTATGTCCTTTAGTCACTGAAGGGAACAGGGGATCCCTTATGGGTTGAAGCCTGGAACAGATGCTCCTGCTCAGGTGTTACACAACTCAGATTTAGAGCTGGTTTTGTGCATGTGCCCACTCCCAGCTGAGGGAGTGGAACTGTGTTATCCAGACTTAGGAACACACTCCTGGATTCCAGCACATGGACACAGCATTTCCAACCACATgggggctgggcactgccagtgccagggaaggactggagaggagcagctcagagctgagcacacACTCACCTTCCCCAATGAAGGGATACTCCATGCCATCCCTCACCCCTGGCTCTATCTCCACTTCCAGCGTCCGCTCCTCATTCACCAGCCTGAAAACGGGAAGAGCAACCCAGCACTCAGTCCTCAACTTTATTTATTCC
This Catharus ustulatus isolate bCatUst1 chromosome 10, bCatUst1.pri.v2, whole genome shotgun sequence DNA region includes the following protein-coding sequences:
- the PROCR gene encoding endothelial protein C receptor, with protein sequence MLRLLLLSGALGCGAEQAAPLAFTMLQLTRVYMGNSMFRGNASLNGQLSHLLDEDNVTQVLPLEPPDAWARRQEEVITYLRNFRQLVKLFNMERPTKFTQHLRCHLGCRLYPNGTAQSFYEVTLNSTAFLSFHVPNATWERRWPGDLPVAAFAQEQLMKYPITTQDLQYFLNTTCVSILQAQSTRTGKVSSRSRTPLVLGLVLGSLALLGMALGIFLCTGGSC